Genomic segment of Oceanimonas sp. GK1:
TGCCCGCAGGCAGGCGGACCCAGCAAAAAAAGCCGCTCGCCGGCTTGTGGGCCAGGCGACAGCCAAGGGACTCCAGCCGTTCAAACACCGGATGGCGTACCTCGTCCAGACGCCGGCGCAGTTGCTCCACATGGCGGCGATAGCGGCCGCCGGTCAATAACCGGTACATCAGGGTTTCGGTGGAAGGCGGCGTGGACATGCCGGTGATCAGCTTGATGTCGGTCAGCTCGGCGATAACGGCCGGGTTGCCGACCAGAAAGCCGACCCGGAAATCCGCCGACAGGGTCTTGGACAGGCTGCCCAGGTACAGCACCCGCTCGAACCCCGCCAGGCTGGCGTAGCGGGAGGCCCGCTGGGTATCGAAATCCGCGTAGATGTCGTCTTCCAACAGCCAGCACTGGTGCCCGGCGAGCAGGCTCAGCACCTTGTGTGCCCGGCTGCGGCTGACGCTGGCACCGATGGGGTTGGACAGCACCGAGTTGGTGATGTAGAGCACCGGTTTGTGTTGCTCCAGGGCCAGTTTGAGTGCCGCCAGGTCGGGCCCCTCCTGCTCCCGGGGCACCGCCACCGGCACCGCCCCCACCAGCCGCAGCGCGGCGAGGAAATTGTAGAAACCGGGATCGTCCACCAGCACCCGATCACCGGGCCGCACCAGGGTGCGCAGGGCCAGATCCAGGCCGTGGGAGGCGCTGGCAGTCATCAGGATCTGCGCCGGATCCGCCTGAATGTCGATCTGCTCCAGCCGCAGGCCGAGCTGGCGGCGCAAGGCCGGGTGGCCCTGGGCGGTGCCGTATTCGGTGAGCGGCGCCGGCTGCCGGGCCAGTTCGCGCAGCGCCGAGCGAATGTCCTCGTCGCCCAGCCAGCCGCCGGGCAGGCAGCCGCTGCCGGGCTTGAAGCGAAACCGCTCGGTGTCCATCACCTGGCGCAGCAGCGCCACCTCCTGGGCCATGGCGCTGCCCGAGGCGTCCACCTCCAGCGCCAGCCGGCGGGTTTGCGGGCTCCGCGCCACGTACACGCCGCTGCCCTGGCGGCTGACCACCAGGCCGGCGGCCACCAGCCGCTCGTAGGCGTCGGCCACGGTGAAGCGGCTCACTGCCAGCTGTTCGGCCAGCGCGCGGATAGAGGGCAGCTTTTCCCCGGGCTTCCAGCGTCCTTCTCCTATGGCCTGGGTGGCATGGCGCACCAGCTGCTCCACAAAGGGGGCGGCGGCGGCCTTGTCGAACGCCCAGTCGGCGGCGGAAATTGTCATGGCGAAGTCACCTGTACACTTGGGTCATTTTTATAGGAAGTGTCCTGATTGTCTGGTAGTAAAGCGACTATGATGGCCAGACGCAAGTGCTTCACCTGTCCTCTTCTCGCCATCAGGAGCTGTTATGAACACCACTCACCGGCTTTCCGCTCCGGCGCCCCGCCCTCTGCTCGGCATGGCCTGGGGGTTGCTGGCCGTGATGCTGTTTTCCGCCGGCCTGCCCGCCACCCGAGTGTCGGTGGAAGCAGGCATGTCGGGACTGTTTACCGGGGCCGGTCGTGCGGCCCTGGGGGCGCTGTTCGCCATGACACTGCTGCTGCTGACCCGTCAGCGCCTGCCTTCCTTCCGTCAGTGGGCCCGGCTTGGGGTGGTGGCGCTGGGGGTGGTGTTTGGCTATCCGTTGCTGTCGTCGGTGGCCCTGGAAACCGTCTCGGCCACCCACAGCGTGCTGGTGACCGCCCTGCTGCCCCTGTGCACCGCCCTGTTTGGCGCCTTTCTGCACCACCACCGCCCTCGCCCCGGCTTCTGGCTGTACGCCCTGGCCGGCACCGCCCTGGTATTGTTTTACGCGGCCCGCCAGGCCGAGGGCCAGTGGCAACTGGCGGATCTGTGGCTGTTGCTGGCCTGTGTGCTGTGCGGCCTGGGCTATGCGGAAGGCGCGCGGCTGGCAAAGGAGCTGGGCAGCTGGCAGGTGATCTGCTGGGCCCTGGTGCTGTCGCTGCCGCTGTTGCTGCCCATTGTGTGGGCCAGCTGGCCGGCAACCGAGGTGGCCCTGTCGGGCTGGCTGAGCATGCTGTACCTGAGTTCGGTGAGCATGTTTATCGGGTTTTTCTTCTGGTACCGCGGCCTGGCCCTGGGCGGCGTGCCCCTGGTCAGTCAGGTGCAGTTGCTGCAACCCTTTGGCGCCCTCTGGCTGGCGGCCTTGCTGCTGGGCGAGCCGGTCTCGGCCCAGGCCATCTGGATCTGCCTGGCCGTGGTGGCCTGCGTGGCGTTGGGGCGGCGCTACGCCTGAGCCAGGGCTTGCCTCTATAATGGGGCTCATGACCACCGGCGGAGAACCCCATTGACGACCCCCAATTATCTGGCCGGCTATCCGGACAGCCTTCAGCAACAGGCCCGCGAGCTGCTCGCCAGCGGCAGGCTGGGCACTTACCTGGAGCGAAAGTATCCCCAGTCCCATGGCGTGCAGAACGACAAGGCGCTCTATGACTATGTCAGCGGGCTGAAAAGCCGTTACCTGAAAAAAACGGCGCCACTGAGCCAGGTACGCTACGACAGCAAGCTCAACGTGGTTCAGCAGGCGCTGGGCCTGCACACTTACCGGGCACAGCTGCAGGGCAGCAAGCTCAGAACGCGCAACAGCATTACCGTGGCCGCCCTGTTCCGCGAGGGGCCGCCGGAGTTTCTGCGCATGATAGTGGTGCACGAGCTCGCTCACTTTCGGGAAAAGGATCACAACAAGGCTTTTTATCAGTTGTGTTGTCATATGGAGCCCGATTATCACCAACTGGAGCTGGATACCCGGCTGTGGCTGCTGTGGCGGGATCACGCCGACCGAAGCTGAGCGGCCTTAACCCGATATTTTTCCTTTTAAAAACAATAAAGAACCCGCTCTTTATGTGGGAAATACGTATACTCGCCCTCCCCCGCGGGCTCTAGAATTAGCCCTGAGTAACACCCATTTTCAAATCGGGGATAATAACAATGACCAAGACCATACTACTGGGAGCTTTGCTGGGCGCCGCTGCCGCTCCAGTGATGGCCGAGATGCCACCCCAGGCCGCCACCTGCGTCAGTTGCCACCTGGCCTCCGGCCTCGGCATGGCCAATGTGGCACCCTCCATTGCCGGCATGCCGGCATCCTACCTGGCCGCACAGTTGCGCCATTTTCAGACTGGCGAGCGCGACAACGCCATCATGAAACCCATGGCCATGATGCTGGACGACGCCGGCGTTGAGGCGGTAAGCCAGTGGTTTGCCGGGCTGCCGGTCAGCCTGCCCGAGGATCCGGCATTCCGGGGTGAAAAGCCGGCCCCCCAGCACATGGCGCCGGGAGAAAAGCTCGCCTACCAGGGAGACTGGCAGCGGGACCTTCCCAGTTGCGTGGCCTGCCACGGTCCCGAAGGAGTGGGTGTAGGAGAGATCTTCCCGCGCCTGGCCGGCCAACATGCCGACTACATCGAAAGCCAGCTCAAGGCCTGGCAAAGCGGCAGCCGCGCCACCGATCCCCATGGCCTGATGGCCCCGGTGGCCAAAAAACTGACCGCGGAAGAAATTACCGCCGTCGCCAGCTACTTCGCCAGCCTGGGAGGCCAATAACATGAACCGAATTTCTGCCATTATGCTCGGCCTGTCGCTGGCCGGCGTGACCGCCGCCCAGGCGGTAGACACCGCCAAACTGGCCATTCAGGAAGAGCTGCCGGTGGGCAAGGTGGCCGGTGAGTATCCGCAGGCACCGGGCTGGGACAAGCTGCCCGAGGGCGAGTTTGGTGACAAGGTGATTCGCGGTTACAACTACTTCGTCAACACCCAGGCGCTGGCGCCCGTGTTTGTGGGCAACGGCCTGAACTGCGTGAACTGCCACATGGACGGCGGCAAGAAGGAAAACGCCGCCCCCCTGTGGGCTGCCTACATGAGTTACCCGGCCTTCCGTGCCAAGAACAACAAGATCAACACCTATGAAGAGCGAATCCAGGGCTGCTTCCTGTTCTCCATGAACGGCACCCCGCCCGGCCACCTGGATCCGGCACTGGTGGATCTGTCGGCCTACGCCTACTGGCTGGCCCAGGGCACCCTGACCGGCGAGGCTTTCGATCCGGCCGACATGGTCATTCCCAGCGATGAAGATCTGGTCAAGGGCGGCAAGCGCGACGATTTCCCCTTTATGCAGCCCTACCTGGAAGCGGGCGGCAGCAAAGAACCGGCCCTGCCGGGACGGGGCTATCCGGTGATCGACGAACCGGCCCAGGCGCCGGACATCGCCCGGGGCAAACAGGTCTATGAGCAGGAATGTGCGGTGTGCCACGGCGCCAACGGCGAAGGCCAGAAGGTCAACGATCGCTATGTGTTCCCGCCCCTGTGGGGCCCGGACACCTACAACTGGGGCGCCGGTATGCAGCGGGTGAACACCGCCGCCTACTTCATTCACCAGAACATGCCCCTGGGCCAGCCGGAAAAACTCACCGAACAACAAGCCTGGGACGTGGCCATGTACCTCGACACTCACGAGCGCCCCCAGGATCCCCGCAACCAGGGCTCGCTGGAAAAAACCGTTGAGCAATTCCACGGCGGCCACAGTCAGTACGGCAAGGAAGTGAATGGCAGCGTGCTGGGCACCGCCAGCTATCCTAATCACCCGAACAAGCCGTAATTGTCCGCTGCTATCAAACAAGGGCCGCAAATGCGGCCCTTATTACTGATACGCGCTGTTTATGTTCAGAAGGCGATGGGCAGACTGAAGCTCACTTCCACATCCGGCGCATCTTCGGTCAAACCCGCCTGCAAATTCATGTTGAGCGACATTTTTTCAGTCAGGGCCAATGAAAAACCGGTGGAAAGGCTATCAATCTGTAACATTTCACCCACTTTATTACCATTGATGCTGGATTTAAACACGGTTCTGTGGTTCACACCCAGACTGAATGACAACCGGTTATTTACCGCAAACCCCATGCCCATACCCAGAAAGAAACTGTTGCCCAGGTTGAATTTGTCTGGGCCATTATTCGGATCGTCTGGAGTAAGATCACGACCAGCGGTATCACCCAGACTCCAAGTATAACCGGCAGTACCAAAGAGCACCGCCGGATCGGTGGGATAAATCAATGTCATGCTGGGCTCAATGGACCAAGAGCCGGAGCCGGTGGGCGGATCCTTGAAGATATCATTTTGATCCAGTTCATTATCAAAGGGGGAGTCTCCGGTATCTGATTTCACTCTGACCCCCCCAATCCAGAAGGGCGCCGATTCCAGATTAAACTGATACCGAATTGCACCTTCAATATCTCCCAGCCCTCCACCGTTTGAAGTAAAGGTTCTTGGCGCTTCTGACGCTTCATTGTTACCAATACGCTTGGAGAAAGTATCATAGCGATACACCCAGGGAACTCTCAACTCCAGTTCAATCCTGTCAGTGAGTCCGTAACGCGCGGCTAGACTGGTGGTGAAGGTAGCCTGGTCTGCATCTTCCAGTTCAATAATCCCTACCAGAAATGCCGGCACCTGGGTAAAGCCCAGGATGGAAATGCGGTTTGATGTATTCTGGGAGTAGCTGAATGCCGGCTCGATCTCAAACGTCCCCTTTGGAGTCAACAAGCCTCGGGTTTCCAGCGTATTAGCAATAGAGTCAACAACTTGTTTATCTTGAGCATGGGCCGGCACCACCAGTGAAAAAAGCAAGCCGGTGAAGAATATCCCTTTTTTCATAACTATCTCCTTATTCCATATCTTGCTATCAACCTGTGTAATGACGACGTTGAAATACACAGCAATTCTGCGGCTTTTCCTGTCCGCCCCGGCACCATATCCAACACCCGTTTTATTGCATATTCCTCTGCTTTTTCCCTCGCTTTTCTCAAGCTTAGATCACGGTGCGTGGCAATGACAAAATCATCATCCAAGCCCATTATGGATGCATCAAGATAGTCACTCTCACACTTGGAAACCCCAATGGTGATCCGGTCAATCAACTCGACCACATTACCTGGCCAACTATAGCTAAGGATGATGTCTTCAGCACTGGGTGAAAAGTCTAATATTGACTTACCCCATTTTGTTGAAATTTTTTGAAGATAATATCTGGCCAGCAGCAATCTGTCCTGCCCTCGGTGCCTGAGGGAAGGTACGCAAATCCATTCACGCTTAAGATATGAAATCAACTCAGGTATTACAGAGTTACACCGGTCAACATCTTGCAGCTCCATACTGCAACTAAAAACAAAAAAGCATCCTTCGACATTCATGGAAAGAAAGTCACATATACCCCATTGCACTTTCTCAGGAAGATCAACAACATCATTAACAAAAAAACAGACTCTATTATTTCTGTTCTTGATAAATCTTAGTCGCTCATGAATGTCATTATTCTTTGAATTTAAATTCAAACTGACCAAATCAAGTATTGAGTAATTATGAGTATCGGCCCAGCGTCTGGCAAGGAATCTCTTCCCGACGCCAGCTTCACCAGACAAAGTAAGACAACCATCATTACTGGCATACAGTTTTTTTAATGTCTTCTTAAACTCTTCATGTTTACCGACGACTTCGCCTTTTTGCATTGGTAAACATAACATATTCCTAAGTTCACTCATGCCATAGGCCCGCCCGAGTGTCACCAGCAAACGCTCGCCACACACCGGCGTAGTGTGATAATCATAACAATAATTCACTACAAACAGACTCCAGGCCTTCTGAGAAAGCTGCTCCCTCGAAAGCAGGGCAATCCAGGATATTCCCTGGTATCTGTTCATAAAAGACTTAAGTGTCGTCGTAGGCTCAGTCTCACCCGCACAATCCAGCAGGGCAACCGTTGTCTCACGACTGTCAAGGTACGCTGATGCAGAATCAAGGTTGGAATAGCGGGCCAGCGACCAGTGAATAAACTGATCGCCCAGTGATGTCAGAACTGCTTTGCTGCTTGAACACTGCAGCAGAAGAATCTCCCTTTCCAAAAACATGTCTATCCACCGACTCGTTACTCTGGAGAGTAGATAACAATATAGCTCATAGAGGACAAGGACGCGGAAAGCTCCACAAAAAATAGCTAAGATAATGATTGTGCAGTAATTTTTTAGCACCGGAGAGTGCATCCCTTGCCGCTGCACCATAAGCAAATAATCAGCAAAACACGCTTTAACATAAGATCCATCTTATGCACCCTCCATCTCCACACCATGTTGCTACACTGTTAATATCCCACCCGCTGAGTGGCAGCCCTGACTCTTGTTGCCACCTTGCTTTGTGACCGGTAGACATCATAATTAATTGGTGTTTTCACATTAATGTCAACAGTAGCATTAGTCTTAATGTTATTTGCTGAGTTTTTGATAATCAGCCCCATTTTTCCTGCATCTAAAACCGGAGTAATCCGCACTCCCGTGACATCCGTTATTTCTCTGTTTGCCTGGCCATTGAGAAGATCCCGCAGGCTACTATACAAAGCCAGTCTATTATTAACCGTTACCTTCATACTGAGGCCTATTGAAAAGTGTGTATCGGCTGTATAAAACCCTCCTCGCTGCTGCTCCAATACGCTCTCTGTCAAGGCGGTAAGACTGTTAAAAGCAGGTTCATTGCTCTTTGCCACCGCCAAGGAAGAGGTCAACACCAATGCTACCATCAACCATTTCATAGCGGCTCCTCCATTAGTAATCATATTCGGATGGCAACATCAAATCCGTCAGATGAGGCAGTCTCTGCATTAACGCCATTCTTGTCGGTGCGTCAGCCGCCGAATGTTCCCAGTCCTCACGCTGATTAAAACTCGCCTTAGCCAGCTCCACGTTATCCCTGATAAACAAAAACACACCATTACTGGCCGACTTGAATTCATTTATGCCGATAACATGCAGACCCAATGAGGGGTCGCCGACCAGCACTTTATCGTCCTGAATTCCCTTAACAACCACAAAGTGGTTATAGCCACTGTAATTCACCAGGGCAATTGCGGGCATAGCGATATCTTTCAGCTTGTCAACATCCAGTCTGAAACCATCCGACTTAAGGCCCCTTCTTGCCAGAAAACTTTTCATATCCAGCATGGAAAAGCCTTTTTCCTCTATCTTCGCTTTGTCTCCATACCTGAACATTTCCTCAAACACCATTTCTTCTGTCATAGGCATGTTGTAGTGATGGCTCATAAGTGAAGCCAGTGCGGCCGAGCCACAACTAAAATCATACTTTTGTTTCACTACCTCCCCGAATTTTATTTCAGAAAACGACTGAACCGGCACCCTTAGCCGGCTACCACCAGCGCCTGGCATATTCAGTGCAAAACTCATGGCTGGTAAAAAAGCGACTATCCATAGTAACTTTTTCATATCATCTCACCGAGATTATATTGACGTTAGTATTCATATTGGTAACGTTATTGTTCCCTGAACTAAGGTTTATCATCATGATGCCGTGGGCACCATTAAAAGCTCCTTGGGAGATGGCATTAAACCCGGTCAGACTGTTTATGACGGCACCATTCACTTCGCCATGCTGAACAGACAAATTATCCTGATCATCATGAACAAGATACATACCTCGCTCATCACTCAGTGCATGTTCATCGATAACGGAAAACTGCTCTAACGCAGCGGTATTGGCAAATGCCGAAGAAGCCACCATTGCCGAAACAATCAGTAAACTTTTCATGGTTCCCTCCAATATCAGGCCGACCCCGAAAGGCCGGCCCCAAACAGTTAGAACTGAACACTGCCGTTAACATTAATGGACTGGTTAGCTACAGAAGCATGGCCGGAAACAGCCGCTTGCTGAGCCATACCATGAATCGAGCCGGCATTGCTCAGGTTGTTGTTACCGGAAGTAATCATGGATACCGACTTCACCATCACTTGCGCGTTGGACGCAGCAGTTTGATCCAGATCCTGATCAGGCATCAGCTTGGCCAGACCCGCACCGGCACCCATGCCCGCACCCAGGCCGGCACCCAGGCCAGTACTGGCACCGCCATCACCGCCATCGCCGCCATCGCCGCCATCGGCATCATTACCCTTGTCAAAGCCCAGGGTGAAAAGGCCAAAGTCCAGCACACCAGCGTGGCCACCATTACCGCCGTTGCCGCCACTGCTGTCGCCGGCCAGACCGACACCCACGCCCAGCCCTACGCCCAGGCCCACACCGGCACCCACGTTAAGGCTTTCCTGGGTCATATTTCCTTCATTTCCGGCATATGAGTCGGCAGTATTACCGCCGCCCTTAGAGGTGGAGGAAACGGTACCGCCGTAGCCTATCTGGAAGTTTTTGTTCTTCTGCTCACTGATATTGTATTTTTCATGAGTCCAATTAAAGTCATAGTCGTAATCATAGTCATAATCTTTGTTGAAGCTATGTTTAATACTGTGGTCGTCATCATCACTAAGGTTGTATTCTTTATTGTACTCCTTAGAACTTGTCTTAGTGTAAGTATCGTTATCGTTAATACGAACGTCCTTGCCGGCCTGAATACCGTCATCATTGGTCATCTCAGTACCACCGGAGCAGCAGGCATCATCTTCATTATTATAACCATCGCCACCGCCTGACCAAGGATAACCCGTAGCACTCGCACCAAATGACATACCCAGGGAAGCGGCAATAATTACGGCTAGGGTTTTCTTTTGAATAGACATGATAAAGTCCCTCTTTTGCTTTTATTTCAGCGTTGTGTCCACCTATTTCGCCACTGCAGACAATTAATGCTAATGCAATTGCCTTTGGCGAGCTCAGGGTTCTTTCTGCTCAACCCTAATTTAAAGGTTAGCGGAGGGACTTGATAATGACGTATCAAAATCGAGCAAAGTTAAATCAAATTGAAATATTCACAAAAAAAAGACAGTGTATCACATATAAGAAATCTCATTTTTAAGGTAACAGAATCAATTGAATCTAAACTTGAAAACCAAATGCTTAAAACAGCACCCCATATGAAACCAAATCTCTGAAGAGGCACCATTGAATTACCACAAACAGACCTATTTAAACTCAAGCATTGTCTCCAAAAGCACTCGAGCGAGACCTCTTTTTTAAAATAGAAACCATAAAGCCTCATTCGGAGCTAAATTTACACTGTACATTTATAACCATTCATAATAAAGAAGCGGAATTTATTATTAAATTCGTCACTGGTTCTGGCCGCCATTTTGGCGGCCAGAAATAGATAAGCTCATCTTTTGTGCCGTAACTCAAAAGTTCTTCTGTTTTTTGCACCTTGAACCGCCGAGATCACACCGCCTTTTGGTAGGAGCCTGATGCTGCTATTTTTCCCGTCATCATGCGCATGTCAAAACCGGTGGGGCTTTGGTGCACGCGCAGGTCAAACTCGGGTAGCACGGCGAAGATGTGATCGAAGATGTCGGCCTGTATCCCCTCGTATTCCACCCAGCTAGTGGTGCTGGTAAAGGCGTAGATCTCGATGGGGATGCCTTCGCTGCCGGATTCCAACTGGCGTACCATCAGGGTCATTTGCTGGTGAATGTGGGGGTGCTGACGCAGCATGGCCGCCAGATAGGCTCTGAAGGTGCCCAGGTTGGTCAGCCGCCGGCCGTTGACCAGAGACGTCATGTCGGCCGCCTGCTCGCTGTTGTAGCGGCTGATTTCCTGCACCTTGTCATTGAGGTAGCCGTCGAGCAGACGGGCTTTCTGCAGCCGGTGAATGTCGGCTTCATTCAAAAAGCGCACGCTGGCGGCGTCAAGGCGCAGGCTGCGCTTGATGCGTCGGCCACCGGACTCACTCATTCCCCGCCAGTTCTTGAAGGAATCGGAAATCAGGGCATAGGTGGGAATGGTGGTAATGGTGTGATCCCAGTTTTTCACCTTGACCGTGGTCAGACCGATGTCGATCACCTCGCCGTCGGCGCCGTACCGGCCCATTTCCAGCCAGTCTCCGACTGCCAGCATGTTGTTGGCGGAAAGCTGAATACCCGCCACCAGGCCGAGAATGGGATCCTTGAACACCAGCATCAGCACCGCCGTCATGGCCCCCAGGCCGCTCAGCAGGATCACCGGCGACTTGCCGATCAGGGTGGACACGATCAGCAGGCCGATAAAGATGCTGGCCATGAGCTTGACGCTCTGAAAAATGCCGCGCAGGGGAAAATTGCGCATGGCCGAATGCTGGCGAAAAATATCCAGCAGGGCGTCCAGCAGGGAATAGAGCGACAAGAGGGCGTAAAGCAGTATCCACAGGTTGGCGGCGGTCTGAATGGAGGGCAGCAGCAGGGTCTCACCTTCCAGCCAGAGGCCGGCCTGTATATAAATGATGATGCCCTGCAGGGTCAGCGCC
This window contains:
- a CDS encoding DMT family transporter produces the protein MNTTHRLSAPAPRPLLGMAWGLLAVMLFSAGLPATRVSVEAGMSGLFTGAGRAALGALFAMTLLLLTRQRLPSFRQWARLGVVALGVVFGYPLLSSVALETVSATHSVLVTALLPLCTALFGAFLHHHRPRPGFWLYALAGTALVLFYAARQAEGQWQLADLWLLLACVLCGLGYAEGARLAKELGSWQVICWALVLSLPLLLPIVWASWPATEVALSGWLSMLYLSSVSMFIGFFFWYRGLALGGVPLVSQVQLLQPFGALWLAALLLGEPVSAQAIWICLAVVACVALGRRYA
- a CDS encoding mechanosensitive ion channel domain-containing protein — protein: MPWLNQYVPQFAKLAYTGIALGLIVLISLGIHFVLHRVVLRWVESRARGTQRIWRSAFFEHKLFGRLALTLQGIIIYIQAGLWLEGETLLLPSIQTAANLWILLYALLSLYSLLDALLDIFRQHSAMRNFPLRGIFQSVKLMASIFIGLLIVSTLIGKSPVILLSGLGAMTAVLMLVFKDPILGLVAGIQLSANNMLAVGDWLEMGRYGADGEVIDIGLTTVKVKNWDHTITTIPTYALISDSFKNWRGMSESGGRRIKRSLRLDAASVRFLNEADIHRLQKARLLDGYLNDKVQEISRYNSEQAADMTSLVNGRRLTNLGTFRAYLAAMLRQHPHIHQQMTLMVRQLESGSEGIPIEIYAFTSTTSWVEYEGIQADIFDHIFAVLPEFDLRVHQSPTGFDMRMMTGKIAASGSYQKAV
- a CDS encoding C39 family peptidase, whose amino-acid sequence is MKKLLWIVAFLPAMSFALNMPGAGGSRLRVPVQSFSEIKFGEVVKQKYDFSCGSAALASLMSHHYNMPMTEEMVFEEMFRYGDKAKIEEKGFSMLDMKSFLARRGLKSDGFRLDVDKLKDIAMPAIALVNYSGYNHFVVVKGIQDDKVLVGDPSLGLHVIGINEFKSASNGVFLFIRDNVELAKASFNQREDWEHSAADAPTRMALMQRLPHLTDLMLPSEYDY
- a CDS encoding M48 family metallopeptidase codes for the protein MTTPNYLAGYPDSLQQQARELLASGRLGTYLERKYPQSHGVQNDKALYDYVSGLKSRYLKKTAPLSQVRYDSKLNVVQQALGLHTYRAQLQGSKLRTRNSITVAALFREGPPEFLRMIVVHELAHFREKDHNKAFYQLCCHMEPDYHQLELDTRLWLLWRDHADRS
- a CDS encoding c-type cytochrome; protein product: MTKTILLGALLGAAAAPVMAEMPPQAATCVSCHLASGLGMANVAPSIAGMPASYLAAQLRHFQTGERDNAIMKPMAMMLDDAGVEAVSQWFAGLPVSLPEDPAFRGEKPAPQHMAPGEKLAYQGDWQRDLPSCVACHGPEGVGVGEIFPRLAGQHADYIESQLKAWQSGSRATDPHGLMAPVAKKLTAEEITAVASYFASLGGQ
- a CDS encoding PLP-dependent aminotransferase family protein — protein: MTISAADWAFDKAAAAPFVEQLVRHATQAIGEGRWKPGEKLPSIRALAEQLAVSRFTVADAYERLVAAGLVVSRQGSGVYVARSPQTRRLALEVDASGSAMAQEVALLRQVMDTERFRFKPGSGCLPGGWLGDEDIRSALRELARQPAPLTEYGTAQGHPALRRQLGLRLEQIDIQADPAQILMTASASHGLDLALRTLVRPGDRVLVDDPGFYNFLAALRLVGAVPVAVPREQEGPDLAALKLALEQHKPVLYITNSVLSNPIGASVSRSRAHKVLSLLAGHQCWLLEDDIYADFDTQRASRYASLAGFERVLYLGSLSKTLSADFRVGFLVGNPAVIAELTDIKLITGMSTPPSTETLMYRLLTGGRYRRHVEQLRRRLDEVRHPVFERLESLGCRLAHKPASGFFCWVRLPAGIGAARLSRRAAEQDILLAPGRHFSSQDNGDDFMRINIAHCQHEAVWRGLELALAGC
- a CDS encoding VpsR-related response regulator produces the protein MFLEREILLLQCSSSKAVLTSLGDQFIHWSLARYSNLDSASAYLDSRETTVALLDCAGETEPTTTLKSFMNRYQGISWIALLSREQLSQKAWSLFVVNYCYDYHTTPVCGERLLVTLGRAYGMSELRNMLCLPMQKGEVVGKHEEFKKTLKKLYASNDGCLTLSGEAGVGKRFLARRWADTHNYSILDLVSLNLNSKNNDIHERLRFIKNRNNRVCFFVNDVVDLPEKVQWGICDFLSMNVEGCFFVFSCSMELQDVDRCNSVIPELISYLKREWICVPSLRHRGQDRLLLARYYLQKISTKWGKSILDFSPSAEDIILSYSWPGNVVELIDRITIGVSKCESDYLDASIMGLDDDFVIATHRDLSLRKAREKAEEYAIKRVLDMVPGRTGKAAELLCISTSSLHRLIARYGIRR
- a CDS encoding c-type cytochrome encodes the protein MNRISAIMLGLSLAGVTAAQAVDTAKLAIQEELPVGKVAGEYPQAPGWDKLPEGEFGDKVIRGYNYFVNTQALAPVFVGNGLNCVNCHMDGGKKENAAPLWAAYMSYPAFRAKNNKINTYEERIQGCFLFSMNGTPPGHLDPALVDLSAYAYWLAQGTLTGEAFDPADMVIPSDEDLVKGGKRDDFPFMQPYLEAGGSKEPALPGRGYPVIDEPAQAPDIARGKQVYEQECAVCHGANGEGQKVNDRYVFPPLWGPDTYNWGAGMQRVNTAAYFIHQNMPLGQPEKLTEQQAWDVAMYLDTHERPQDPRNQGSLEKTVEQFHGGHSQYGKEVNGSVLGTASYPNHPNKP